The following proteins come from a genomic window of Mariniflexile sp. TRM1-10:
- the corA gene encoding magnesium/cobalt transporter CorA, with amino-acid sequence MAKNRIKKQHKKLGKSPGSMIYTGDKSTKKLFIEVFDYNIETCIEKELSTIEEAFDFKHSDSVTWININGLNHVEEIEKLGNHYNLHPLVLEDIVSISQRPKIDEYEDYLFVVVKMLYIDKNDTIASEQVSFILGKGYVLSFQESEGDVFDAVRERIRQGKGRARSLQADYLLYILMDTIVDHYFTIIEDLGDKIEDYEDSIFSGQVNKTINKDIQDLKREILRVRRAIFPLREVINRIEKHESTLILKKTKTFYRDIYDHLIQVSENIDIYREMIWSLMDMYMTSISNKMNEVMKVLTIMASIFIPLTFIAGIYGMNFDYIPELHYKYSYFILWGVMITIFLAMLYYFKRKKWL; translated from the coding sequence ATGGCTAAAAATAGGATCAAAAAGCAACATAAAAAACTGGGGAAATCTCCTGGAAGTATGATTTATACTGGTGATAAATCAACTAAAAAATTATTTATTGAGGTTTTTGATTATAATATCGAAACGTGTATTGAAAAAGAATTATCAACCATAGAAGAAGCTTTCGATTTTAAACATTCCGATTCTGTTACATGGATAAATATTAATGGTTTGAACCATGTGGAAGAAATTGAAAAATTAGGCAATCATTATAATTTACACCCTTTAGTATTAGAAGATATTGTTAGTATTTCACAACGTCCAAAAATAGATGAATATGAAGACTACCTTTTTGTAGTCGTTAAAATGCTTTACATAGACAAAAACGATACTATTGCTTCAGAACAAGTTAGTTTTATTTTAGGAAAAGGCTATGTGCTATCATTCCAAGAATCTGAAGGCGACGTATTCGATGCCGTTAGAGAACGTATAAGACAAGGCAAAGGTAGGGCGCGTAGCTTACAGGCCGATTATTTACTTTACATTTTAATGGACACCATTGTAGACCATTACTTTACCATCATTGAAGATTTAGGCGATAAAATTGAAGATTATGAAGACAGTATTTTTTCTGGACAAGTTAATAAAACCATCAACAAAGACATTCAGGATTTAAAACGGGAAATACTTCGGGTACGTCGTGCCATTTTTCCGCTTCGCGAAGTTATTAATCGCATCGAAAAACACGAAAGCACACTCATTCTAAAAAAAACAAAAACCTTTTACCGCGACATTTACGACCATTTAATTCAAGTATCCGAAAACATAGATATTTACCGCGAAATGATTTGGAGTTTAATGGATATGTACATGACATCCATTAGCAATAAAATGAATGAGGTTATGAAAGTGCTTACTATAATGGCCTCCATTTTTATTCCTTTAACATTCATAGCCGGTATTTACGGTATGAATTTCGATTACATCCCTGAACTTCATTATAAGTACTCTTACTTTATTTTATGGGGTGTTATGATTACTATATTTTTAGCCATGCTTTATTATTTTAAGCGGAAGAAATGGCTATAA